In the genome of Chitinophagaceae bacterium, one region contains:
- a CDS encoding DEAD/DEAH box helicase family protein: MQEKNTNPFEIMPPDSRWKPSKEQEELFGDAIEKLYPPLVAKVRQAVYEWRLHNYAGATETSKQLLSFWFGEVHNKPPYHFEQYFFLQREAIESIIYMFEVAKAHDKYNMMRFDSSNRITTEMFTETWTRYVIKAATGSGKTKIIALVVAWSFFNTVYENNSLLSKNFLIITPNIIVLNRIKKDFDDLKAFKTDPVIPENGLFDKNWKNDFNPTLHFQDDLKPISDDGNIFLTNIHRVYLSEKDITEEEYYLGKKPKSDADKSTGLDLGKILRSNKIDDIVIINDEAHHIHDDKMQWFKSIQDINNQLKLKQDKTISIQLDFTATPKHPNGSIFVQTISDFPLVEAINQNIVKSPVLPDDESRKQLREKESSVFTERYKEFIHLGVIEWQKQYELFKSQKTPLLFIMTNDTKEADETKSFLEKEYQILKGSVFVIHTNNNGEVTENATNKKDKQKLEKLREIADNVDNPNSPYKVIVSVMMLREGWDVKNVTTIVGLRPYGSEAKILPEQTLGRGLRKMFDFNTKEELVVVGTSSFIEFVEEIKKDGVKLDYRSMGVDNNKKTTILIEIDRENKKKDMEKLNISLPLLAPRIYREYKDVSLINENEVTINPINLKTFNEQELKNIVFRDINKEFSHTTEYTDSMPNYRNVIQFFTNSILHSVRMFSGFEILYPKVENFMKNILFGKEVNLEDAQVIKNLAEPESKKIIHDTFKTLIDTQTIKDNKTAKLKDTIQITDTKPFFVENKKFLPATKSPFNKTVGDNDFELDFATSLEKCNDIISFAKCYRSLNFNIEYQGEDSNLHTYCPDFIIKQNEQTIYIAETKGRQDLDDVRKIERLKTWCEDVNSVQTEIKYIPLFIKQEVWEQYKKDIRKFADIAKLFKP, encoded by the coding sequence ATGCAAGAAAAAAATACAAATCCTTTTGAAATAATGCCACCCGATTCCAGATGGAAACCATCAAAAGAACAAGAAGAATTATTTGGAGACGCAATAGAAAAACTATATCCGCCACTTGTTGCAAAAGTGAGACAAGCCGTTTATGAATGGAGATTACATAATTATGCAGGTGCTACCGAAACATCTAAACAATTATTAAGTTTTTGGTTTGGTGAAGTTCACAATAAACCGCCGTACCATTTTGAACAATATTTTTTCTTGCAACGCGAAGCTATTGAGAGCATTATATATATGTTTGAAGTGGCAAAAGCACACGACAAATATAATATGATGCGTTTTGACAGTTCCAACAGGATAACAACAGAAATGTTTACGGAAACTTGGACTCGTTATGTCATAAAAGCCGCAACAGGTTCGGGTAAAACTAAAATTATTGCTTTGGTAGTAGCATGGTCCTTTTTCAATACAGTATACGAAAATAATTCGCTACTCTCTAAAAATTTTTTAATTATTACACCCAATATTATTGTGCTGAACCGAATTAAAAAAGATTTTGATGACCTAAAAGCTTTTAAAACCGACCCAGTTATTCCTGAAAATGGACTTTTTGATAAAAATTGGAAAAATGATTTTAACCCTACTTTACATTTTCAAGATGACCTAAAACCAATATCAGACGATGGAAATATCTTTTTAACAAATATCCATAGAGTTTATTTGTCAGAAAAAGATATTACCGAAGAAGAATATTATTTGGGCAAAAAACCAAAATCTGATGCTGATAAATCGACAGGTTTAGACCTTGGAAAAATTTTGCGTTCTAATAAAATAGATGATATAGTGATAATTAACGACGAAGCACATCACATTCACGATGATAAAATGCAATGGTTTAAAAGCATCCAAGATATTAACAATCAATTAAAACTGAAACAAGACAAAACTATTTCTATTCAATTAGATTTTACTGCAACGCCAAAACATCCCAACGGTTCTATCTTTGTACAAACTATTTCAGATTTTCCATTAGTTGAGGCAATTAATCAAAATATAGTAAAATCTCCTGTTTTACCTGACGACGAATCTCGTAAACAACTCAGAGAAAAAGAATCTTCCGTTTTTACAGAAAGATATAAAGAATTTATTCACCTCGGAGTTATTGAATGGCAAAAACAATACGAATTATTCAAATCGCAAAAAACACCTCTTTTGTTTATCATGACAAACGACACAAAAGAGGCAGACGAAACCAAATCATTTTTGGAAAAAGAATATCAAATTTTAAAAGGTTCTGTTTTTGTAATTCACACTAATAACAATGGAGAAGTTACGGAAAATGCAACAAACAAAAAAGATAAACAGAAACTCGAAAAATTAAGAGAAATTGCTGATAATGTAGATAATCCCAATTCTCCATATAAAGTAATTGTTTCCGTAATGATGCTGCGTGAAGGTTGGGACGTAAAAAATGTTACAACTATCGTAGGTTTAAGACCTTACGGATCAGAAGCAAAAATTTTACCCGAACAAACATTAGGTAGAGGTTTACGTAAAATGTTTGATTTCAATACAAAAGAAGAACTCGTAGTTGTTGGAACATCCTCATTTATTGAATTTGTGGAAGAAATAAAAAAAGACGGTGTAAAACTTGACTATAGATCAATGGGAGTCGATAACAATAAAAAAACTACAATTCTTATTGAAATTGACAGAGAAAACAAGAAAAAAGACATGGAAAAATTAAATATTTCCCTGCCTTTACTTGCACCCCGTATTTACAGAGAATATAAAGATGTATCACTTATCAACGAAAACGAAGTAACAATAAACCCTATAAACCTTAAAACATTCAATGAGCAAGAGTTGAAAAATATTGTTTTCAGAGATATTAACAAGGAATTTTCGCACACCACCGAATATACCGATTCAATGCCCAATTACAGAAATGTAATTCAATTTTTCACAAACAGTATTTTACACTCGGTTCGTATGTTTAGCGGTTTTGAAATACTGTATCCGAAAGTCGAAAATTTTATGAAAAATATACTTTTTGGAAAAGAAGTAAATTTGGAAGATGCCCAAGTTATTAAAAACCTCGCAGAACCTGAATCAAAAAAAATTATCCACGATACTTTTAAAACTTTAATTGACACACAAACAATCAAAGACAATAAAACAGCAAAACTAAAAGATACTATTCAAATTACAGATACGAAACCTTTTTTTGTAGAAAATAAAAAGTTTTTACCCGCTACAAAAAGTCCTTTTAATAAAACTGTCGGCGATAACGATTTTGAACTTGATTTTGCCACTTCTCTCGAAAAGTGTAACGACATAATTTCTTTTGCTAAATGTTATCGTTCACTCAATTTTAATATTGAATATCAAGGTGAAGATAGTAATTTACATACATATTGTCCTGATTTTATTATAAAACAAAATGAACAAACAATTTATATTGCAGAAACCAAAGGAAGACAAGACCTCGACGATGTGCGTAAAATTGAACGACTTAAAACATGGTGCGAAGATGTTAATTCGGTGCAAACAGAAATAAAATATATTCCGCTTTTTATAAAACAGGAAGTGTGGGAACAATATAAAAAAGATATTCGTAAATTTGCCGACATTGCAAAATTATTCAAACCATAA
- the mazG gene encoding nucleoside triphosphate pyrophosphohydrolase, with protein MQEETKAFQKLLSLMKELREKCPWDKKQTFQSLRHYTIEETYELTDAILQENTTEIKKELGDLLFHIIFYAQIASETNTFDIAGVIEEVCEKLIKRHPHIYGNVTAKDEEEVKKNWEKIKLTEPNNTSVLKGVPKSLPSLIKATRMLDKVSSVGFETDNKDDIYKKIHTKIKEYQEILLDKKEIPDDTKTYLFGDLLFSLINSARLLKINPEEALEKANESFLNRFQAMELLIKNDNKEIPNLSVEELRYYSRQLLQL; from the coding sequence ATGCAAGAAGAAACAAAAGCATTTCAAAAACTACTTTCTCTTATGAAAGAACTCCGAGAAAAATGCCCATGGGATAAAAAACAAACTTTCCAAAGTTTAAGACATTATACCATAGAAGAAACCTACGAACTTACCGATGCAATCCTTCAAGAAAACACCACAGAAATAAAAAAAGAACTCGGAGACCTCTTATTTCATATCATTTTTTATGCACAAATAGCATCAGAGACAAACACCTTTGATATAGCAGGAGTGATTGAGGAAGTATGTGAAAAACTAATAAAAAGGCATCCTCACATATACGGAAATGTAACTGCAAAAGATGAAGAAGAAGTAAAAAAAAATTGGGAGAAAATAAAACTTACCGAACCCAATAATACATCTGTTCTCAAAGGAGTTCCAAAATCCCTCCCATCCTTGATAAAAGCAACCAGAATGTTAGATAAAGTATCATCAGTAGGATTTGAAACAGATAACAAAGATGATATATACAAAAAAATACATACAAAAATAAAAGAATACCAAGAAATCCTTTTGGATAAAAAAGAAATTCCCGATGATACAAAAACATACCTATTCGGAGATCTCTTATTTTCTCTCATAAACTCCGCAAGATTACTAAAAATAAACCCCGAGGAAGCTTTAGAAAAAGCAAATGAAAGTTTTTTGAACCGTTTCCAAGCAATGGAATTACTCATAAAAAACGATAACAAAGAAATACCCAATCTATCCGTAGAAGAACTTCGTTACTATTCTCGTCAACTCTTACAACTGTAA
- a CDS encoding DMT family transporter, which translates to MQKNNFFSQNSTKEWALFITLAIIWGTSFILIKHGLKVYTPIELGAIRITVAGFVLLPFALQHLKKFNITNLYLLFLVALLANVIPAILFSLAQTKLNSGIAGILNSLAPIFAILISYLFFHGKITIANIIGIVISFFGTIILVISRSTNSVSINFYAFFIVLATLLYGINVNVIKTYLSHKKPFPISSVSLLLVLPVTISILFCTDFFSKLKNTEGAWEALGFISLLGFMSTAIATILFNKLIQISTPLFSSSVTYLIPVVAVIWGFVDGETLTYIHLIGMVIIVGGVYIANKKR; encoded by the coding sequence ATGCAAAAAAATAATTTTTTCTCACAAAACTCTACCAAAGAATGGGCATTATTTATAACCCTTGCTATTATATGGGGAACAAGTTTCATCCTCATTAAACATGGTTTAAAAGTATATACTCCAATAGAATTGGGAGCTATAAGAATTACTGTTGCGGGCTTCGTTTTACTCCCCTTTGCTCTCCAACATCTCAAAAAATTTAACATTACAAACCTATATCTTCTTTTTCTCGTTGCCTTATTAGCAAACGTAATACCTGCTATCCTTTTTAGCTTAGCACAAACAAAGTTAAACAGCGGAATAGCAGGAATTCTCAATTCCCTCGCCCCTATTTTTGCTATTCTTATTTCTTATCTCTTTTTCCATGGAAAAATAACCATCGCTAATATTATAGGCATAGTTATTAGCTTTTTCGGTACTATAATATTAGTTATATCCCGAAGCACCAACAGTGTAAGTATTAATTTTTATGCTTTTTTTATAGTATTAGCCACACTTTTATATGGCATAAACGTCAATGTTATTAAAACATACCTTTCTCATAAAAAACCATTCCCCATAAGCAGCGTATCACTTCTGCTTGTATTGCCTGTAACCATAAGTATTCTGTTTTGTACTGACTTCTTTTCTAAACTCAAAAATACAGAAGGAGCATGGGAAGCCCTCGGTTTTATATCCCTATTAGGATTTATGAGTACTGCTATAGCAACTATTCTCTTTAATAAACTCATACAAATATCTACCCCCCTTTTTAGCAGTTCTGTTACCTATTTGATACCTGTAGTAGCAGTGATATGGGGATTCGTAGATGGAGAAACTCTGACTTATATACACCTCATAGGAATGGTAATAATTGTAGGTGGTGTTTATATTGCAAATAAAAAAAGATAA
- the folE gene encoding GTP cyclohydrolase I FolE, which produces MKQKEISLNTPPNKTNEIADILNPLRKDAFDISDEKKIEIISGHFRKIMETLGLDLENDSLKATPTRVAKMYVKEIFNGLDPKNKPKIQLFKNTFQYQEMLVEKDIHFYSSCEHHFVPIYGKVHVAYFPQEYIIGLSKINRIVEYYAKRPQVQERMTIQIASEMKTSLKIEDVAVVIDATHLCVSARGVKDVNSRTGTAHFSGKFLEESKKRDFLNYINTNSL; this is translated from the coding sequence ATGAAACAGAAAGAAATTTCGTTGAATACCCCGCCGAATAAAACTAATGAAATAGCAGATATTCTGAACCCCCTCAGAAAAGATGCTTTTGACATCAGCGATGAAAAGAAAATAGAAATAATAAGCGGGCATTTTAGAAAAATAATGGAAACCCTCGGACTAGACCTCGAAAACGACAGTTTGAAAGCCACTCCTACTAGAGTAGCAAAAATGTATGTAAAAGAAATATTCAATGGTTTAGACCCAAAAAATAAACCTAAAATACAACTCTTCAAAAATACTTTTCAATACCAAGAAATGTTAGTAGAAAAAGATATACACTTTTATTCCTCTTGTGAACATCATTTTGTGCCTATTTATGGAAAAGTCCATGTAGCATATTTTCCACAAGAATATATTATAGGACTATCAAAAATCAATAGAATCGTAGAATATTATGCAAAAAGACCGCAGGTGCAAGAGCGTATGACCATTCAAATTGCCTCAGAAATGAAAACATCCTTAAAAATAGAAGATGTAGCAGTAGTGATAGACGCTACACATCTCTGTGTTTCCGCAAGAGGAGTAAAAGACGTTAATAGCCGAACAGGAACAGCCCATTTCTCGGGAAAATTTTTAGAAGAATCCAAAAAGAGGGATTTCTTAAATTATATCAATACCAATTCTTTATAA
- a CDS encoding 6-carboxytetrahydropterin synthase, giving the protein MKVSIMRKEHFNAAHRLHNPKWNEETNKNIFGLCNNPHYHGHNYEIIVKLTGEIDAETGFVFDMKLLSTIIKENIINRFDHKNLNKDVEEFRELNPTTENIAVVIYQILRKLINNAYTIKIILYETERNFVEYPAE; this is encoded by the coding sequence ATGAAAGTATCCATTATGAGAAAAGAGCATTTTAATGCTGCTCATCGCCTCCATAACCCAAAATGGAATGAAGAAACGAACAAAAATATATTTGGACTTTGTAATAACCCTCATTACCATGGACATAATTATGAAATTATTGTAAAACTTACCGGAGAAATAGATGCAGAAACAGGATTTGTTTTTGATATGAAACTACTCAGTACCATCATAAAAGAAAATATTATTAATAGATTTGATCACAAAAATCTCAACAAAGACGTAGAAGAATTTAGAGAATTAAATCCCACTACTGAAAATATTGCCGTTGTTATATATCAAATACTCAGGAAGCTTATAAATAATGCATATACTATTAAAATAATACTCTATGAAACAGAAAGAAATTTCGTTGAATACCCCGCCGAATAA